Proteins encoded together in one Penaeus vannamei isolate JL-2024 chromosome 11, ASM4276789v1, whole genome shotgun sequence window:
- the LOC138863320 gene encoding uncharacterized protein has protein sequence MPRWTSEPESTAWFDSFNLSGKELIAFDAAPRRPKEAKEAKEAKKEAKKEAKKKQGFKSNTAEKPRPTENGYVVVAGNSHVIAVGTPASYEVLLEQELKAHATADGHSEQAQKRQQRAEEQRAQHLKLVLEQMTKAFVAKTGDLLVAELLVGGPGNRKAALVRLLPPQLARIATSTNASQSGRSALWERVHGLLAEECKREGEAGASAQEIRTGMPTPVAQPQQAGKSQQGDKPQQGGKQRAGRERKQPAKQQQVSKERKAASKAKKERPEGQEAVQLMTGRRGCPSASPPPGEDTARGAPRIRSASERKIK, from the coding sequence ATGCCGCGCTGGACCTCGGAGCCCGAGTCGACGGCGTGGTTCGACTCCTTCAACCTCTCCGGGAAAGAGCTGATCGCCTTCGACGCCGCGCCCCGGCGGCCCAAGGAGGCCAAGGAGGCCAAGGAGGCCAAGAAGGAGGCCAAGAAGGAGGCCAAGAAGAAGCAAGGCTTCAAGAGCAACACGGCGGAGAAGCCCCGCCCGACGGAGAACGGCTACGTGGTCGTCGCCGGGAACAGTCACGTGATCGCCGTGGGCACGCCCGCCTCCTACGAGGTGCTCCTCGAGCAGGAGCTCAAGGCGCACGCCACGGCGGACGGCCACAGCGAGCAGGCGCAGAAGCGGCAGCAGAGGGCCGAGGAGCAGCGCGCTCAGCACCTCAAGTTGGTGCTGGAGCAGATGACGAAGGCGTTCGTTGCAAAGACGGGCGACCTGCTGGTTGCAGAGCTGCTGGTGGGCGGGCCAGGCAACAGGAAGGCCGCCCTCGTCAGGCTCCTGCCGCCGCAGCTGGCCAGGATCGCCACGAGCACCAACGCCAGCCAGTCCGGGAGGTCGGCCCTATGGGAGCGGGTGCACGGCCTGCTCGCGGAGGAGTGTAAGCGCGAGGGCGAGGCTGGGGCTTCGGCCCAAGAAATACGCACCGGCATGCCGACGCCCGTCGCCCAGCCGCAGCAGGCTGGCAAGTCTCAGCAGGGCGACAAGCCCCAGCAGGGCGGCAAGCAGAGggcaggcagggagaggaagcagcCTGCGAAACAGCAGCAGGTGAGTAAGGAGAGGAAGGCGGCCTCCAAGGCCAAGAAGGAACGGCCGGAGGGCCAAGAAGCGGTCCAGCTGATGACCGGGAGGCGAGGCTGTCCTTCGGCCTCGCCTCCTCCAGGAGAAGACACAGCGCGGGGCGCCCCGCGAATCCGCTCAGCttcggaaagaaaaataaagtaa